In Silene latifolia isolate original U9 population chromosome X, ASM4854445v1, whole genome shotgun sequence, the following proteins share a genomic window:
- the LOC141616912 gene encoding uncharacterized protein LOC141616912: MKIFSWNCRGLGGADAPIVPYIKWSVRYYDISLVFLQETKCSLADSVCKTSSLNLPNSCGTNSAGLSGGLLLLWDDRSDVVPLVVDHHFIPRKIVDHNLSYVWYALFMYGESCSELKASFWKEMKRLCSAYSPLCMNGDFNQIEQYSDKIGGSSSITGWNAFVDWRINSPLCELPFSGPRFTWANKRESSSLILERLDRGYATQDWLLKYPEAHIQNLFIFLSDHAPIILDFSARLMKPKRPYRVDIWCLNHSDIQKLVLSIWQSFSSDPVTSSVTYKLTQIRTGILNWLDVLQQDYLSQPFTASDVKKAFFDMKPNKSPGPDGFPPRFYQLFWHTVNVDITSTVLGFLNNGHLPPAWNNTHIVLIPKVVNPESISQFRLISLCNVIYRAASKCIALRLRKVTNNIIDQNQNAFLPGRLISDTGFLGHEIISYINQRRSGTRCFGAIKLDMNKAFDRVSWPFLFHVLKLFGFPKAFRKLIKASVRTVSLQVLTNGTPSRRLFPQCGLRQGDPISPYLFILCMEILSLMIIKAESNRSIEGIKLSRNSPAFSHLLYADDALLCFRFSPTACESLRDILISFSAFSGQMINHQKSYIKFSPNTPDDFRDHVTNTLRVPSKQNFAHFSQPAKLLLINTFLIASFAHVASILPIPLQITTKINYLIDLFWWKQSQNKRAQHWLSPDILQLPKTEGGLGIKNARIVSQALLSKTLWRCHHQHASLISTVLRTKYQKDFPIPEKVSKYSAASFAWKGVVKNTFLLQDGFAWKFGNGKLINIKNDAWILGTTPSLKPMFKSHSIRTEVVFNKNFSIGSFKVFCNDHVTYEALQCFGSSLLQINILALNEAMTFASVFRLQDVLFQIKSIRLLRLMQDSSSSSIPVALSSSISRLKFFLSCNVTWYCNGIV; this comes from the exons ATGAAGATTTTCTCTTGGAACTGTAGGGGTTTGGGTGGAGCGGACGCCCCTATTGTTCCGTACATAAAGTGGTCCGTTCGCTACTATGATATTTCTTTAGTTTTTCTTCAAGAGACTAAGTGCTCTTTAGCGGATAGTGTTTGTAAAACTAGTTCACTAAACCTGCCTAATAGTTGTGGTACAAATTCAGCGGGTTTAAGTGGTGGTTTGCTTTTGCTTTGGGATGATAGATCAGATGTTGTGCCTCTTGTCGTTGATCATCATTTCATCCCTCGTAAAATTGTAGATCATAATTTGAGCTATGTATGGTATGCTCTTTTTATGTATGGTGAGTCTTGTAGTGAGCTTAAAGCAAGTTTTTGGAAAGAAATGAAGCGACTTTGTTCCGCTTATTCTCCGCTTTGTATGAATGGTGACTTCAACCAAATCGAACAATACTCCGACAAAATTGGAGGCTCGTCCAGCATTACTGGCTGGAACGCCTTCGTTGACTGGAGAATTAATTCGCCTCTCTGTGAACTTCCTTTCTCGGGCCCTCGGTTTACTTGGGCTAATAAAAGAGAGTCCTCAAGCCTTATTTTAGAACGTCTTGATCGTGGATATGCTACACAAGACTGGCTACTCAAGTATCCTGAAGCTCATATTCAGAATCTCTTTATCTTTTTGTCGGACCATGCTCCTATTATACTTGATTTTTCTGCCCGTTTGATGAAACCAAAAAGGCCTTACCGTGTGGATATATGGTGTCTCAATCACTCTGACATTCAAAAACTTGTTCTATCTATTTGGCAAAGCTTCTCTTCTGATCCTGTTACTTCCTCAGTCACCTACAAACTTACTCAAATTCGTACTGGTATTCTCAATTGG TTAGATGTTTTGCAGCAGGATTATCTTTCTCAGCCTTTCACTGCAAGTGATGTTAAAAAGGCCTTCTTTGATATGAAACCTAACAAGTCACCGGGACCTGATGGTTTTCCACCCAGATTTTACCAGCTCTTCTGGCACACCGTCAATGTGGACATTACATCGACCGttctcggtttcctcaataacggTCATCTCCCTCCGGCGTGGAATAATACTCACATTGTTCTTATACCAAAAGTTGTTAATCCCGAATCTATATCCCAGTTCAGACTCATCAGTCTTTGTAATGTCATCTACCGTGCTGCCTCAAAATGCATTGCTCTCAGACTCCGCAAGGTTACTAATAATATTATCGACCAAAATCAAAATGCTTTTCTTCCCGGACGACTCATCAGTGACACCGGCTTTCTTGGGCATGAAATTATTTCTTACATCAACCAAAGGCGAAGTGGTACTCGGTGTTTTGGGGCGAtcaaacttgatatgaacaaagcTTTTGACAGAGTTTCTTGGCCTTTTCTGTTCCATGTGCTCAAGCTTTTTGGTTTTCCTAAAGCTTTCCGAAAACTTATTAAAGCCAGCGTCAGAACTGTCTCTTTACAAGTGCTTACTAATGGTACTCCTTCAAGACGTCTTTTTCCTCAATGCGGCTTGCGTCAGGGAGACCCCATTTCGCCTTACCTTTTTATTCTCTGTATGGAGATTCTTTCTCTTATGATTATTAAGGCGGAATCAAATCGTTCTATTGAAGGCATCAAGCTTTCCAGGAATAGCCCTGCATTTTCTCATTTACTATATGCTGACGATGCTCTCCTGTGTTTTCGGTTTTCTCCAACTGCCTGTGAGTCTTTACGGGACATCTTAATCTCTTTCAGTGCTTTTTCGGGTCAGATGATTAACCACCAAAAATCTTATATCAAATTCAGCCCAAACACACCTGATGATTTCAGAGACCATGTCACAAACACTCTCAGAGTACCTTCAAAGCAGAATTTTG CTCATTTCTCACAACCTGCTAAACTTCTGCTTATAAACACTTTTCTCATTGCCTCTTTTGCTCATGTTGCATCCATCCTTCCGATCCCTCTTCAAATTACCAcgaaaataaattatttaatcgACCTCTTTTGGTGGAAACAATCTCAAAATAAAAGAGCCCAGCATTGGTTGTCCCCAGATATTCTGCAGCTGCCAAAAACGGAAGGTGGTCTTGGTATCAAAAATGCTCGTATTGTTAGTCAAGCTTTGTTATCAAAGACTTTATGGCGCTGTCATCATCAGCATGCTTCACTTATTTCTACTGTCCTTCGCACGAAATATCAGAAAGACTTTCCTATCCCCGAAAAGGTTTCAAAATACTCTGCTGCGTCTTTTGCTTGGAAAGGTGTGGTTAAAAATACATTCCTTCTTCAGGATGGTTTTGCTTGGAAATTTGGGAATGGGAAATTGATTAACATCAAGAACGATGCTTGGATTCTTGGTACAACGCCTTCTCTTAAGCCCATGTTCAAATCACACTCTATCAG GACGGAGGTGGTTTTCAACAAGAACTTTTCCATTGGATCTTTTAAAGTTTTCTGCAACGATCATGTCACATATGAAGCGTTACAATGCTTTGGATCTTCCCTTCTTCAAATCAATATTCTAGCTCTGAATGAGGCTATGACTTTCGCCTCAGTTTTCAGACTTCAAGACGTACTTTTTCAAATCAAAAGCATCCGACTTCTGCGTCTGATGCAGGATTCCAGCAGCTCCTCTATTCCAGTTGCTTTATCTAGTAGTATTAGTCGTCTCAAGTTTTTTCTTAGCTGTAATGTTACTTGGTATTGTAATGGTATCGTGTAA